A section of the Tachysurus fulvidraco isolate hzauxx_2018 chromosome 7, HZAU_PFXX_2.0, whole genome shotgun sequence genome encodes:
- the tmem131l gene encoding transmembrane protein 131-like isoform X1 codes for MAAQRESQHGASGINVLFGVLQLLLSFIQRGDAQLTALSHMSSVVEVWQAEDADFLFPSQAVEERSPENLPQEDSSSFYVRDSGRPVHFQPSTLDFGTQPVGVPRAETIYIHNPSAELPVTLQSVFASSSHFHMPAFHRRVIPPRGKTSFKLIFLPREEGSVANSLFINTSTHGVITYQVCGVGVNAGSVKDVQRKDSVLIFPHIQSIKLTQTQENALNITILGLLLDCSLPKALYTHPQGSCFGAEDEGHLSLQISLSERGERPAHLDKLKPYVLENIMVLLVLPPPEGVAYPKIGVYMLNSGVKQLFVKEIQILSKTDISVEISHTPLKASASNLTQVATLSCRRSLSPQSKKCTSQFSVQMLGNVSVNTFPWLQHTHRLSDSAGWFQFVQKQRSADQVELWLINPLRLSFTITNVSLSQPSPRFFKIVNVSRSAGVASGCWKLLKLHLLNKTLPVNLVAVVTVRTSLGFLLELRVHASTAGSKRGEVVFEGGGECEQLCPLRLSRTGRLEWQQSLLSESFSSLWKTDSSLASTLCSRWHRGKELSCRWPRIPTERANALDFGATPVNESKIKNFTLKNPTSSVVSVEIRTLSSYPAPLEALDLLTKWYIIPHKSNVITSKLDFTKRFYIVCSVSGLFSRVFSRFNISPLSVNITTAEFSLLPSDQKEVHRSSSVRRIVLQPWETRSMFIAYTPTEHKPVTSILLIRNNLTVFDLVLVKGFGAKELLRVGGKLPGPGASLRFNVPQSTLMECRDGLRNHLSKPLFAIQKSFKVENAGELPLTVMSMNINGYKCQGFGFEVLQCRSFYVDYNSSSEITIAFTPDFTSSWVIRDLTLITERGSSFPFTLNVTLPHHMLPLCAQVVPGPSWEESFWVVTLVFTCFSLAGVCLMAFHQAQFILREFSTPTPRSNHNSNPRDNSSQNTPSNTSKGKGSCKSYSDTSHPSDKGKGRGSTSVANGTARSQTSTRKSSGGFSQPQKKQTRVSFLYRYKSSSSANTNAANANSTPPMDEEIEEQTFDPDPEVCNNNNNDEALIESVLHAEQKEQIREENTLPGDMFPMETLCGFPESITANHMPQAHADGQVESSSSRRKDEDKRENINTEPRESDGSQKKRAEKDFELAASTANTKTKKNSGKNRRKPVDTIPGLPESGATMMTGIEREPEYRESRNIARTRNHSASVKLDIPKAVATVESPIKQNGVCFARPRRKAPERRLQWESGSDSGSSSGSVRASRGSWGSWSSVEGEKDPSRARQRDPVQYNMYTTERDGHPPVKCTFKAQSMNNLYLNPETPALSSSFANVAAGVDRSSDSSGAYAPEETWSAPSVPLTNGFRYNMPEPRSTYNQNSSSNTRSNSFNGSFLWNNAASQCSNPYSYCPPNNYMLSGNGNYQNGFPCRETQTQANWSEETPQEVTSSWDMTSCVGSKPYFSGTRSLSPISSSLFGSIWTPQSEPYRSHFQAERSVPVSPVSPFTPEPLPPKHFSSFNPFGPHMHLDIWNNSASNRSSNSQLSNDSGYCADT; via the exons TTCCTCATTTTACGTGCGGGACAGCGGGAGACCCGTCCACTTCCAACCGTCCACGCTGGACTTTGGCACTCA gcctgTTGGCGTCCCGCGAGCTGAGACCATCTATATTCATAACCCAAGTGCGGAGCTGCCGGTCACACTGCAGTCCGTCTTCGCGTCCAGCTCACACTTTCATATGCCTGCCTTCCACAGACGG GTGATTCCACCCAGAGGGAAGACATCTTTTAAACTCATATTCCTCCCAAGAGAGGAGGGCAGTGTAGCAAACTcgttatttattaatacatcGACCCACGGGGTGATAACGTACCAG gtttgTGGCGTTGGTGTTAATGCTGGCTCTGTAAAGGACGTGCAGAGGAAAGACAGTGTTCTCATATTTCCACATATACAAAGCATTAAACTTACACAAACTCAG gaaaatgctttaaatattaCCATCCTGGGATTGCTGTTGGACTGCAGTCTTCCCAAAGCACTCTATACTCATCCACAg GGCTCCTGTTTTGGAGCAGAGGATGAAGGACATCTCTCTCTACAGATCAGTCTGTCTGAAAGAGGAGAGAGACCGGCTCACCTGGATAAACTCAAGCCCTACGTGCTGGAGAACATCATGGTGCTGCTCGTCCTGCCTCCACCAGAGGGCGTTGCGT ATCCAAAAATAGGAGTTTACATGCTGAACTCAGGGGTCAAACAGCTCTTTGTCAAG GAAATCCAGATCTTGTCAAAGACCGACATCTCTGTAGAAATCAGCCACACGCCGTTGAAAGCGTCCGCCAGTAACCTCACTCAGGTGGCCACGCTGTCCTGCAGAC GATCTTTATCGCCTCAAAGTAAAAAATGTACCAGTCAGTTCAGTGTGCAGATGTTGGGTAACGTCAGTGTGAACACGTTTCCCTGGCTACAGcatacacacag gctCAGTGACTCTGCTGGCTGGTTTCAGTTTGTACAGAAGCAGAGAAGTGCAGATCAGGTGGAACTGTGGCTCATTAACCCTCTCCGCCTGAGCTTCACCATCACCAACGTGTCCCTGAGCCAGCCTTCACCGCGGTTCTTTAAA ATAGTAAACGTCAGCAGGTCAGCGGGCGTGGCCTCTGGATGCTGGAAGCTACTGAAACTCCACCTCCTCAACAAAACATTGCCTGTCAACCTGGTTGCCGTGGTAACAGTTCGGACCAGCCTGGGCTTTTTGCTGGAGCTGCGTGTCCACGCCTCCACCGCAGGGTCAAAG AGGGGGGAGGTGGTGTTTGAGGGCGGCGGTGAGTGTGAACAGCTCTGTCCGCTCCGCCTCTCCAGAACCG ggcGTTTGGAGTGGCAGCAGTCTCTCCTCTCAGAATCCTTTTCTTCCTTGTGGAAGACAGATAGCAGTTTGGCGTCGACTCTGTGCAGCCGCTGGCACCGTGGTAAAGAGCTCTCCtgcag ATGGCCCAGAATTCCCACAGAACGTGCTAATGCTCTAGATTTTGGCGCAACACCAGTCAACGAGagcaag aTTAAAAACTTCACTCTGAAAAACCCGACATCGTCTGTGGTTTCGGTGGAGATTCGAACCCTTTCCTCATATCCAGCCCCCCTCGAAGCGTTAGATCTGCTCACCAAGTGGTACATAATCCCACACAAATCAAACGTCATTACATCGAAGCTAGATTTCACTAAACGTTTCTATATTGTTTGTTCTGTGTCTGGTTTGTTTTCACGTGTATTTTCCAGGTTTAACATCAGTCCTCTCTCGGTGAACATCACTACAGCGGAGTTTTCCCTGCTGCCGTCCGATCAGAAG GAGGTTCACCGTAGCAGCAGCGTTCGGAGGATCGTCCTACAGCCGTGGGAGACGAGGAGCATGTTTATAGCGTACACGCCTACTGAACACAAACCTGTCACCTCCATTCTTCTCATCAG gaataaCTTGACGGTCTTTGACCTCGTCTTGGTGAAAGGATTCGGTGCGAAGGAGCTCCTGCGTGTGGGGGGAAAACTGCCCGGTCCTGGGGCATCGCTGCGCTTTAATGTCCCTCAGTCTACCCTGATGGAGTGCAGAGACG GTTTGCGCAATCACCTCAGCAAGCCTCTGTTCGCCATCCAGAAGAGTTTTAAAGTGGAGAACGCAGGAGAGCTTCCTCTCACCGTCATGTCCATGAACATAAACGGCTATAAATGCCAGGGCTTCGGCTTCGAGGTGCTGCAGTGCCGGTCCTTCTACGTCGACTACAACTCCTCGTCCGAGATCACCATCGC GTTCACTCCAGACTTCACGTCATCGTGGGTGATCAGAGATCTGACCTTAATAACAGAGCGTGGCTCTTCCTTCCCCTTCACCCTGAACGTCACTCTACCGCACCACATGCTGCCGCTGTGCGCTCAGGTCGTCCCCGGGCCCAGCTGGGAGGAGTCGTTCTGGGTCGTCACACTCGTCTTCACCTG CTTCTCTTTAGCCGGAGTTTGTCTCATGGCCTTCCACCAGGCTCAGTTCATCCTGAGAGAGTTTTCCACTCCAACACCTCGCAGTAACCATAACTCCAACCCCCGCGATAACAGCAGCCAGAACACTCCCAGCAACACCAG TAAAGGAAAAGGCAGCTGCAAAAGTTACTCCGACACGAGCCACCCTTCCGATAAAGGGAAAGGGCGGGGCTCCACGTCCGTAGCCAACGGAACGGCTCGTTCCCAAACCTCCACCAGGAAGAGCTCCGGAGGCTTCTCCCAGCctcaaaagaaacaaacaagagTTTCATTCCTTTATAGATACAAGAGCAGCTCTTCAGCTAACACTAATGCTGCTAATGCTAATTCTACCCCTCCGATGGACGAAGAAATAGAGGAACAGACGTTCGACCCAGACCCCGAAgtctgtaataataacaataacgaCGAGGCTTTAATAGAATCGGTACTCCACGCGGAACAGAAAGAACAGATCAGGGAGGAAAACACGTTGCCAGGAGATATGTTTCCCATGGAAACGCTTTGTGGATTTCCTGAAAGCATCACAGCCAATCACATGCCTCAGGCTCATGCAGACGGACAGGTGGAGAGCAGCTCCAGCCGTAGGAAAGATGAGGATAAAAGGGAAAACATAAACACTGAG CCGAGAGAGAGCGACGGCTCTCAGAAGAAAAGGGCGGAAAAGGACTTTGAGCTCGCGGCGTCCACCGCCAACACCAAAACGAAGAAAAACTCAGGAAAGAACCGCAGGAAGCCTGTCGATACCATACCAGG GCTTCCAGAGAGTGGAGCTACGATGATGACGGGGATCGAGAGGGAACCCGAATACAGAGAATCTCGTAACATAGCTAGAACTCGTAACCACTCGGCTAGCGTGAAGCTGGACATCCCCAAAGCAGTAGCAACAGTGGAGAGTCCCATTAAACAAAACG gcgtGTGTTTTGCCAGACCCCGTCGGAAGGCCCCAGAGCGTCGGCTTCAGTGGGAGTCGGGCTCGGATTCTGGCAGCTCTTCAGGCAGCGTCAGGGCAAGCAGAGGATCATGGGGCAGCTGGAGCAGCgtggagggagagaaagatcCCAGTAGAGCAcgacaga GAGATCCTGTGCAGTACAACATGTACACGACTGAGCGTGATGGTCATCCACCGGTGAAATGCACCTTTAAAGCTCAGAG CATGAACAATCTGTACTTGAACCCTGAAACTCCTGCTCTGTCTTCGAGCTTCGCCAACGTGGCTGCAGGTGTGGACAGAAGCTCAG ACTCGAGCGGAGCGTACGCGCCCGAGGAGACGTGGTCTGCTCCTTCTGTTCCTCTGACCAATGGGTTCAGGTACAACATGCCAGAACCACGTAGCACCTACAACCAGAACTCCAGCTCTAACACCAGGTCCAACTCCTTTAATGG AAGTTTCTTGTGGAATAATGCAGCCAGTCAGTGCAGCAACCCGTATTCTTATTGCCCCCCAAATAACTACATGTTATCAG GAAACGGAAATTACCAAAACGGTTTCCCGTGCCGGGAAACTCAAACACAGGCCAACTGGAGTGAGGAAACACCACAAGAGGTCACTTCCTCTTGGGACATGACTAGCTGTGTAGGCAGCAAG ccatATTTCTCAGGCACACGGAGTCTGTCCCCGATCTCCTCCAGTCTGTTCGGCTCTATCTGGACTCCTCAGAGCGAGCCGTATCGGAGCCACTTCCAAGCTGAACGCTCCGTGCCTGTCTCTCCGGTGTCTCCCTTCACTCCAGAGCCACTTCCTCCTAAGCACTTCTCCAGCTTCAACCCGTTCGGTCCCCACATGCACCTGGACATCTGGAACAACTCGGCCTCTAACCGCAGCTCCAACTCTCAGCTCTCCAACGACTCGGGCTACTGTGCAGACACTTGA